One window from the genome of Salvia miltiorrhiza cultivar Shanhuang (shh) chromosome 7, IMPLAD_Smil_shh, whole genome shotgun sequence encodes:
- the LOC130994674 gene encoding plant UBX domain-containing protein 8, whose product MATDQEAIETFMSITGVDEATAIQKLEEHLGNLNEAVNAHFTEGDRNLTQQTSFTSSRAEDMDIDDPMPFESHRPPPSLLPFGRDLNPFSLLDPNFTRSIFDRGDASNRSPFVSHPREVREIPIEVKDETGATGRSVGAPIIEDVTGSTREHGTEEHGTVIIDDEDDDKTFPTLPTTRATAHGIGYSSRFSEPSAPTTVDMPDYGNDIEEEMIRAAIEASKHEAGMSSQDVMDPASAPIQSHPEDAEIAHVVSLSLQTAEREKVLREQEGKATPSGAVQISGVSDEIGRLSSNGRQSQFEVGSTTLPDEVEDVEELPLVRRRRRSVSSAPISTSEHTEEIDDTPPSSPPPENNVPRPQQIGSEFPSDEWGGISSEEHDEAVMLEAAMFGGIPEGGGYNFPYAPHHLSHNGLGVMGPYPRHTPRPPSPSLTAQRLIREQQDDEYLASLQADREKELKAKEEAEAALVEERLREEATHRKLQEEQENERQLAAKEASLPGEPTPDDENAVTLLVRMPDGSRRGRRFLKSDKLQSLFDFIDIGRVVKPGSYRLVRPYPRRAFGDGESPSTLDELGLTSKQEALYLELI is encoded by the exons ATGGCGACTGATCAAGAAGCTATTGAAACGTTCATGAGCATTACCGGCGTCGATGAAGCCACCGCTATACAAAAGCTCGAG GAGCATTTGGGAAACCTCAACGAAGCTGTCAATGCCCATTTTACCGAAGGGGACAGAAACCT AACTCAACAGACATCTTTTACATCTTCTCGAGCTGAAGACATGGATATAGATGATCCTATGCCATTTGAGTCCCATAGACCTCCACCGTCCTTATTACCATTTGGGAGAGACTTAAATCCATTCTCACTCCTTGATCCCAACTTCACTAGAAGTATTTTTGACAGGGGTGATGCTTCAAATCGGTCACCCTTTGTCTCACATCCCAGAGAGGTGAGGGAGATCCCAATTGAAGTGAAAGATGAGACTGGTGCTACTGGCCGTTCTGTTGGTGCTCCCATCATTGAAGATGTAACTGGATCTACACGCGAACATGGAACAGAAGAACATGGAACAGTCATcatagatgatgaagatgatgacaAAACCTTTCCAACTTTACCAACTACACGTGCTACTGCTCATGGGATTGGATATAGCTCCAGATTTTCTGAACCAAGTGCTCCAACTACTGTTGACATGCCTGACTATGGAAATGATATAGAGGAAGAAATGATACGTGCTGCCATCGAGGCTTCCAAGCATGAGGCTGGAATGTCAAGTCAG GATGTTATGGATCCTGCTTCTGCGCCAATACAGTCTCACCCAGAAGATGCTGAGATTGCACATGTCGTTTCCTTATCATTACAG ACTGCAGAGCGTGAAAAAGTTCTCAGGGAACAAGAGGGGAAGGCTACACCCTCAGGAGCAGTTCAGATATCAGGGGTGTCAGATGAGATAGGGAGATTATCCTCAAATGGAAG GCAATCTCAATTCGAGGTCGGAAGCACAACCTTGCCAGATGAAGTTGAGGATGTGGAAGAGCTACCACTGGTCAGACGTAGGAGGAGAAGTGTGTCTTCAGCCCCTATCAGTACTTCTGAACATACTGAAGAAATTGACGATACACCACCTTCCAGTCCTCCACCAGAAAATAATGTTCCCCGTCCCCAGCAAATTGGAAGTGAATTCCCATCTGATGAG TGGGGTGGCATCTCATCTGAGGAACACGATGAAGCTGTAATGCTTGAAGCAGCAATGTTTGGTGGTATCCCAGAAGGAGGTGGATATAATTTCCCTTATGCACCTCATCATCTCTCGCATAATGGTTTAGGTGTTATGGGTCCCTACCCCAGGCATACACCTCGTCCTCCATCACCTTCTCTTACTGCCCAGCGTTTGATACGGGAGCAACAG GATGATGAATATCTTGCTTCATTACAAGCTGACCGAGAAAAGGAATTGAAGGCCAAGGAAGAAGCTGAAGCTGCTCTGGTAGAAGAGAGACTCAGGGAGGAGGCAACACATAGAAAATTGCAAGAGGAACAG GAAAATGAGAGACAATTAGCGGCAAAAGAGGCATCCCTTCCCGGGGAACCAACTCCTGATGATGAGAATGCTGTTACCCTCCTTGTGCGCATGCCCGATGGAAGTAGGCGGGGACGACGGTTTCTCAAGTCAGACAAGCTACAG AGCCTATTTGACTTCATTGATATTGGCAGAGTGGTCAAACCTGGCAGCTATAGATTG GTGAGGCCATATCCTCGACGTGCTTTTGGTGATGGAGAGAGTCCCTCAACTCTTGATGAATTGGGTCTAACCAGCAAGCAAGAAGCCTTGTACCTGGAGCTGATATAG